In the Cydia splendana chromosome 2, ilCydSple1.2, whole genome shotgun sequence genome, one interval contains:
- the LOC134804933 gene encoding gamma-tubulin complex component 3 homolog, giving the protein MDLSSSISEQLRKLCVVLSSDPDAAHELAVSYLTPTGKKIRSIRDERQLCSKIHSHLFSASAKDAEKFDECYSKLKQCMVFKQRAAVLTLLLTLSESKQDKQSTHQLFPIPNLPSLQSGNGLPISSTSSKVTVASSWENNLAKLGSNHSLPSNQSNMVLALPTDSGSSDRSCIRDVVLAATGIKSRGACNGPRPMQMLYARIAHLGFLHDRLKEFIDPNSGLMPQGLMGEGLVSSIRDELTEYYRSVALLQSQACQGDGGGATLRRIAVWAQEPLHRLTWLANIAHTAYHKKGGELASCVHRFVRHGDERVVVLARRLLTALTYPLLLMLTRWLLHGEIDDPFNEFFIESRSSVEIERMWHDKYRVREWMMPSFISKEQAAQILATGKSVVFMREACPKGSTDPSDHAECLEALLKHTTESDSTVPWWEAEGFRSSVADAHSVVSLRLLDALTTHHHIVDHLVAHRRYLLFSQGDFVHHLMTLLKDELNKPATSLFVHNLTCTLEAAVRATSAQYEPPHVLESLQVNLYHNGDGRDECGWDVFALQYHVSGPLGTLFPPSCAARYRALFSQLWRVKRIEQSLYDAWLDHAILQKKLKHMPEVWGLMRRVSCLRAEALRLCGALQEASGVAVEPAWEALLSAAADRQPLDALLALHRAALERHAVHAMIHHTTQELQSYLGNVLTETLALRRFEAKLNAGINAELDRRDRIQQVKAERVARGEFAITAAEEAKDKEERKVFHQFLTSRKADLNVWARTYRVHVTSLILKLALHGEVSLQTLAFRLDYSDFYKRGDAKLHHPLTYQHKRLSEIGISLAKSKVIIDRSKKK; this is encoded by the exons ATGGATTTGTCAAGTAGTATAAGTGAACAACTACGCAAATTATGCGTGGTATTATCGTCAGATCCAG ATGCGGCTCATGAATTAGCAGTGTCATACCTCACACCTACTGGTAAGAAGATTCGGTCGATTCGAGATGAGAGGCAGCTGTGTTCCAAGATACACTCTCATCTTTTCTCAGCATCAGCTAAAGATGCAGAAAAATTTGATGAATGTTATTCTAAATTGAAGCAATGT ATGGTTTTCAAGCAACGGGCTGCAGTACTAACTTTACTTCTGACATTATCAGAGTCAAAGCAAGACAAGCAATCCACCCATCAACTTTTTCCGATTCCAAATTTGCCTTCATTA CAATCTGGTAATGGTCTACCAATTTCCAGTACTAGCAGCAAAGTAACTGTTGCATCAAGTTGGGAAAACAATCTAGCAAAACTGGGCTCCAATCATAGTCTTCCATCAAACCAAAGCAACATGGTATTAGCTCTGCCAACAG ATAGTGGATCCAGTGATCGTAGTTGCATCCGAGATGTGGTTCTAGCAGCCACAGGGATCAAATCCCGCGGTGCCTGCAATGGGCCCCGACCTATGCAGATGCTGTATGCGCGCATAGCGCATCTAGGCTTCCTCCATGACAGGCTCAAAGAGTTCATTGACCCCAACTCTGGGTTAATGCCTCAAG GTCTTATGGGTGAAGGTTTAGTGTCATCAATAAGGGATGAACTTACAGAGTATTATCGCAGTGTTGCTCTCCTTCAGTCACAG GCATGTCAAGGAGACGGCGGGGGAGCGACTCTGCGCAGGATTGCAGTGTGGGCCCAAGAGCCTCTACATCGACTGACGTGGCTGGCCAACATTGCCCATACTGCTTACCACAAAAAAG GTGGTGAACTGGCCTCCTGCGTACACCGCTTCGTGAGGCACGGAGACGAAAGAGTAGTGGTCCTGGCGCGGCGACTGCTGACGGCGCTTACTTATCCTCTGCTGCTGATGCTCACTAGATGGCTCTTACATG GCGAAATTGATGATCCTTTCAATGAATTCTTCATTGAGAGCAGAAGCAGCGTAGAGATAGAAAGAATGTGGCATGACAAATATAGAGTCAG GGAATGGATGATGCCGTCGTTCATATCGAAGGAGCAGGCGGCGCAGATCCTCGCCACGGGCAAGAGCGTGGTGTTCATGCGCGAGGCGTGCCCCAAGGGCTCCACGGACCCCAGCGACCATGCGGAGTGCTTGGAAGCCTTGTTGAAACATACCACTG AATCCGATTCCACGGTACCCTGGTGGGAAGCGGAAGGGTTCCGGTCGTCGGTGGCGGACGCGCACTCGGTCGTGTCTCTGCGGCTGTTGGACGCGCTCACCACGCACCACCACATCGTCGACCACCTGGTGGCGCACCGCCGCTACCTGCTGTTCTCGCAGGGCGACTTCGTGCACCATCTCATGACGCTGTTGAA GGACGAACTGAACAAGCCTGCGACGTCTCTGTTCGTGCACAACCTCACTTGCACGCTGGAAGCCGCCGTGCGCGCCACTTCTGCGCAGTACGAACCCCCGCACGTGTTAGAGAGTTTACAGGTCAACTTGTATCACAATG GAGACGGTCGCGACGAATGCGGCTGGGACGTGTTCGCGCTGCAGTACCACGTGTCGGGCCCGCTCGGCACGCTGTTCCCGCCGTCGTGCGCGGCGCGGTACCGCGCGCTCTTCAGCCAGCTGTGGCGCGTCAAGCGCATAGAGCAGAGCCTCTACGACGCGTGGCTCGATCACGCCATACTGCAGAAGAAATTGAAGCATATGCCTG AGGTGTGGGGTCTGATGCGGCGCGTGTCGTGCCTGCGCGCCGAGGCGCTGCGGCTGTGCGGCGCGCTGCAGGAGGCCAGCGGCGTGGCGGTGGAGCCGGCGTGGGAGGCGCTGCTcagcgccgccgccgaccgccAGCCGCTCGACGCGCTGCTCGCGCTGCACCGCGCCGCGCTAGAGCGCCACGCCGTGCACGCCATGATACACCACACCACGCAG GAGCTGCAGTCCTACCTAGGAAACGTGCTAACAGAAACTCTAGCGTTACGGAGGTTCGAAGCTAAGCTAAATGCTGGAATCAACGCGGAACTGGACCGGAGGGACCGAATACAGCAAGTGAAAGCCGAAAGGGTAGCCAGAG gtGAATTCGCTATCACGGCTGCAGAAGAAGCCAAGGATAAAGAAGAAAGGAAGGTGTTCCACCAGTTTTTGACAAGTCGAAAAGCCGATCTGAATGTCTGGGCTCGCACATATAG GGTACACGTGACATCGCTGATTCTGAAGCTTGCCCTCCACGGCGAGGTGTCGCTACAAACACTCGCGTTCCGGCTTGATTACAGCGACTTCTACAAGCGCGGCGACGCCAAGCTGCACCACCCGCTCACCTACCAGCACAAGCGGCTCAGCGAGATCGGGATCAGCTTGGCTAAG AGTAAAGTGATAATAGATCGCTCCAAGAAGAAGTGA